A section of the Rhodobacteraceae bacterium M382 genome encodes:
- a CDS encoding AAA family ATPase — MTDIATWLDQLGLAKYAPNFSENELEPADLSELSDDDLREMGLPLGPRRRILKAIRIRDTRDRIREESQGDEGADAHMRVEAERRQLTVMFCDLVGSTALSQKLDPEEYREIIQSFQKAVSESVRRFDGYVAKYLGDGVLVYFGYPRAEEDDAELAVRGALASVSAVGQLNGTPDDPLQARVGIATGLVVAGDVVDGGVSEVAAISGPAPNLAARLQTVAAPGCVVIDETTYGLIKRLLKASALGQQVLKGISEPVAAWHVSGIRDVESRFEGRRSSALATFVGRDREMHTLIHCWNQARMGEGQVVTISGEPGIGKSRLTEMLHDKLAESPHIRLRYQCSPHHTNSALYPVIAQLTHAAAIDADDPASRKLDKLETLLRRTTKNVDSVAGLFADLLSIPHEGRYAPHNLTPQARKKRTLEALRDQLLALSEVQPVLMVFEDLHWVDPTTRELLDLIVARTQDKAVLMILTFRPEFQAPWVGQSCVTLMTLSRLAQKESITLVRNIAANTELDARTLDEVAAMADGVPLFIEELTRALVEGGTTKAIPATIQALLLARLDRLGPAKKIAQIGAVIGREFGYRLVEIASKVDKAILRDQLDALTESQLIVVRGAYPNAIYTFKHALIQDAAYESLLKSSRRELHHRIGTVLEDRFPRTVDVEPEILAHHYAKAGLTETAVFHWHKAGRRAIERSANVEAISHLTEGIALLGELANTEKRNLQELDLQMALGTPLMLTKGFAAPEVERTFSRALELSEQVGETSKRFSALWGVNYCYSVRSPGARPELPEQVFHLAQSEGDQTQRLVAHRVLGSALVLQARFTEALELLQQGLTLYDPEQHRSLAYVYGQDLGVVTRQWTAWALWFLGYPDQALSLSRETAVLAREISHPLTDVYIAGFTAIFHRFRREAALAGEIADKAAREAAEQGFGLFLTMATVVRGSLLTEGSMDDGIALLQDGLTGWRNTGAELFVPFYLALLAKAHCKAGQTAQGLAALDEAQIIADKGGADGERLWDAELSRIKGELLLGSSDPDQAEMCFQKALQIARSQRAKSWELRASVSLCLLWKSQGRRTQARELLQEIYDWFSEGFDTPDLLRAKALLEDLN; from the coding sequence ATGACAGACATCGCGACCTGGTTGGACCAATTGGGTCTGGCCAAATATGCCCCGAACTTCTCTGAAAATGAGCTGGAGCCAGCCGATCTTTCCGAATTGTCTGATGACGATTTAAGGGAAATGGGCCTGCCTCTCGGCCCACGCCGTCGGATATTGAAGGCAATTCGCATCCGTGACACGAGAGATCGTATTCGAGAGGAAAGCCAGGGCGATGAGGGTGCGGATGCCCATATGCGCGTCGAGGCCGAGCGACGCCAGTTAACTGTGATGTTCTGTGATCTGGTCGGCTCAACCGCGCTCTCTCAGAAACTTGACCCGGAAGAGTACCGAGAGATCATCCAGTCGTTCCAGAAAGCTGTTTCTGAGAGTGTGCGCCGCTTTGATGGTTATGTCGCCAAATACCTTGGGGACGGTGTTTTGGTCTACTTCGGCTACCCACGGGCCGAGGAGGACGACGCAGAGCTGGCTGTGCGTGGGGCACTTGCTTCGGTGAGCGCAGTCGGTCAACTGAACGGAACACCCGATGACCCGCTCCAGGCACGCGTTGGGATTGCAACGGGTCTTGTCGTTGCGGGCGACGTTGTGGACGGGGGCGTATCTGAAGTAGCGGCAATTTCCGGCCCTGCACCCAATCTTGCCGCGCGGCTCCAAACCGTGGCCGCGCCGGGGTGCGTTGTTATCGACGAGACAACATATGGCCTGATCAAGCGGCTGTTAAAGGCCTCAGCGCTGGGGCAACAGGTTTTGAAAGGGATTTCAGAGCCAGTAGCGGCCTGGCATGTGTCGGGTATCCGGGACGTCGAAAGCCGTTTTGAGGGTCGGCGAAGTAGTGCGCTCGCGACATTTGTCGGCAGAGATCGTGAAATGCATACGCTCATTCATTGCTGGAATCAGGCCAGGATGGGCGAAGGCCAAGTCGTCACGATCTCTGGCGAACCCGGCATTGGCAAGTCGCGGCTAACCGAAATGTTGCACGATAAGCTGGCCGAGAGCCCCCACATTCGACTGCGCTACCAATGTTCGCCACACCACACAAACAGTGCGCTCTACCCTGTAATTGCACAGCTTACCCATGCTGCCGCCATCGATGCGGACGATCCCGCATCACGCAAGCTGGACAAACTGGAGACCCTGCTTAGACGGACTACAAAAAATGTGGACTCTGTTGCCGGGCTATTTGCGGATCTTTTGTCCATCCCGCACGAAGGTCGCTATGCGCCCCACAACCTGACGCCGCAAGCCCGAAAAAAGCGAACGCTAGAGGCCCTGAGGGACCAGCTTTTGGCGCTTTCTGAGGTACAGCCGGTGCTGATGGTCTTTGAAGACTTGCACTGGGTTGATCCGACGACTCGGGAACTTTTGGATCTGATCGTCGCGCGCACTCAGGACAAAGCTGTTTTGATGATCCTGACCTTTCGTCCCGAGTTTCAGGCACCTTGGGTCGGTCAATCGTGCGTAACGCTGATGACGCTAAGCCGCCTTGCTCAAAAGGAGAGCATCACGCTTGTTCGAAACATTGCGGCAAACACCGAACTGGACGCAAGAACGCTAGATGAAGTCGCCGCGATGGCCGATGGTGTTCCGCTGTTTATCGAGGAGTTGACGCGCGCGCTCGTAGAGGGCGGAACTACAAAAGCAATTCCTGCGACAATCCAGGCCCTTTTGTTGGCACGCCTCGACCGGTTGGGTCCAGCAAAGAAGATTGCGCAAATCGGCGCGGTGATAGGGCGCGAGTTCGGCTATCGGCTCGTGGAAATTGCGTCAAAAGTCGACAAAGCAATCCTGAGGGATCAGCTTGATGCGCTCACCGAATCCCAGCTCATCGTTGTTCGTGGCGCATACCCCAATGCCATTTACACGTTCAAGCATGCATTGATTCAGGACGCCGCATACGAGTCGTTGCTAAAAAGCAGCCGCCGGGAGTTGCACCATCGGATAGGCACGGTGCTCGAAGATCGTTTTCCGAGAACCGTTGATGTCGAGCCTGAAATCCTGGCCCACCACTACGCCAAAGCCGGATTGACCGAGACGGCCGTCTTTCACTGGCACAAGGCTGGCCGGAGAGCGATTGAACGCTCTGCCAATGTAGAAGCGATCAGCCACCTAACCGAGGGCATCGCCTTGCTGGGAGAGCTTGCAAATACCGAAAAGCGTAACTTGCAAGAACTCGACCTTCAGATGGCGCTTGGTACGCCGCTCATGTTGACCAAAGGATTTGCTGCTCCGGAGGTGGAGAGGACATTCAGTCGGGCCCTTGAGCTGAGCGAGCAGGTGGGTGAGACGTCAAAACGGTTTTCTGCTCTCTGGGGGGTTAACTACTGTTATTCAGTGCGGTCGCCCGGAGCTAGGCCAGAATTGCCAGAACAGGTTTTCCATCTGGCCCAAAGCGAAGGGGACCAGACGCAACGTCTGGTTGCTCATCGGGTGTTGGGATCGGCACTGGTATTGCAGGCCAGATTCACGGAGGCGCTTGAGCTTCTGCAGCAGGGACTGACGCTTTACGACCCCGAGCAACATCGTTCACTGGCGTATGTGTATGGTCAGGACCTCGGTGTGGTCACCCGGCAATGGACGGCTTGGGCACTCTGGTTTCTTGGCTATCCCGATCAGGCTCTGAGTTTGAGCCGCGAAACGGCGGTTCTGGCCCGGGAAATATCTCATCCGCTGACGGATGTTTATATTGCGGGCTTTACCGCCATATTCCATCGCTTCCGCCGAGAGGCCGCTCTGGCCGGGGAGATCGCGGACAAAGCTGCGAGGGAGGCCGCCGAACAAGGGTTTGGTTTGTTCCTGACGATGGCAACCGTGGTGCGGGGCTCGCTTCTCACGGAAGGCTCGATGGACGACGGTATTGCGTTGTTGCAGGACGGCTTGACCGGCTGGCGGAACACCGGGGCTGAATTGTTTGTGCCATTCTATCTGGCCCTGCTTGCCAAGGCGCATTGCAAAGCGGGACAAACGGCACAGGGGTTGGCTGCGTTGGATGAAGCTCAGATCATTGCCGACAAAGGTGGAGCGGACGGTGAGCGTTTGTGGGATGCCGAGCTAAGCCGCATCAAGGGTGAGCTGTTGCTTGGCAGCTCAGATCCTGACCAGGCAGAAATGTGTTTTCAAAAGGCCCTCCAGATTGCGCGTAGCCAGAGAGCCAAATCATGGGAGCTGCGCGCTTCGGTCAGCCTGTGCCTTCTGTGGAAAAGCCAGGGTCGAAGGACCCAAGCCAGAGAGCTTCTTCAGGAAATCTATGACTGGTTTAGCGAAGGCTTTGATACGCCTGATCTGCTTAGAGCCAAAGCACTGCTCGAAGACCTGAATTGA
- the pgi gene encoding glucose-6-phosphate isomerase — MWTALKDLRSATVTRRMLSLFEENPTRARDFSVSLGDMHFDYSKTQLDDSIRSALIDLCERSNVAQRRDAMFSGGEINQTEGRAVLHTALRDPDGEELLVDGADIRPGIRQTLDRMKAFSQALRSGELVGAGGRITDVINIGIGGSDLGPAMAVLALSPYDDGPRCHFVSNVDGAHISDTLKGLDPQRTLVIVASKSFTTIETMTNAFTARDWMRAGGGDPTRQFAALSTAMDKTDDFGIPQDQVFGFEDWVGGRYSIWGPIGLSLMIAIGPDGFDQFLAGGRAMDEHFRAAPWGQNMPVMLALVGIWHNQVCGHGTRAVLPYDQRLIRLSAYFQQLEMESNGKQVRVDGSALDVSSGPVVWGEPGTNGQHAFFQLIHQGTRVIPCEFLVAARGHEPELQAHHKLLVANCFAQSEALMLGRSLDQARARMQAKGLTGEELERQARHRVFPGNRPSTTLIYPMLTPDILGRIIALYEHRVFVEGVILGINSFDQWGVELGKELAVSLHPVLDGCDSVTDKDGSTEALVRYFRTFNT, encoded by the coding sequence ATGTGGACGGCATTGAAAGATTTGCGTTCGGCGACAGTTACGCGACGGATGCTTTCGCTTTTTGAAGAAAACCCCACCCGAGCACGGGACTTTAGCGTCTCCTTGGGGGATATGCATTTTGACTATTCGAAAACCCAGCTGGACGATTCCATTCGTTCGGCGTTGATTGACCTGTGTGAACGCAGCAATGTTGCCCAACGGCGCGACGCGATGTTCTCTGGGGGCGAGATCAACCAGACCGAAGGGCGCGCGGTCCTGCACACGGCCCTGCGCGACCCTGACGGCGAAGAGTTGCTGGTGGACGGGGCGGACATTCGCCCTGGCATCCGGCAAACGCTGGACAGGATGAAGGCGTTTTCCCAGGCGCTCAGATCTGGTGAACTCGTCGGGGCAGGGGGCCGCATCACAGATGTCATCAACATCGGGATTGGCGGGTCCGATCTGGGACCGGCGATGGCGGTGTTGGCTTTGTCACCCTATGATGATGGTCCCCGGTGCCATTTTGTGTCCAATGTGGATGGGGCCCATATCAGCGATACGCTCAAGGGGCTGGACCCACAGCGCACGCTGGTGATCGTCGCCTCCAAAAGCTTTACCACGATTGAAACCATGACCAATGCGTTCACGGCGCGGGATTGGATGCGTGCAGGAGGTGGCGATCCAACGCGCCAGTTTGCAGCCCTGTCCACAGCGATGGACAAGACCGATGATTTTGGTATCCCGCAGGATCAGGTTTTTGGGTTCGAAGATTGGGTTGGAGGGCGGTATTCAATCTGGGGGCCCATCGGGTTAAGCCTGATGATTGCCATCGGGCCGGATGGCTTTGATCAGTTTCTGGCCGGTGGGCGTGCGATGGACGAACATTTTCGGGCGGCACCCTGGGGGCAGAACATGCCGGTCATGTTGGCGTTGGTCGGGATCTGGCACAACCAGGTATGCGGTCATGGAACCCGCGCGGTTTTGCCATATGATCAGCGATTGATCCGTCTGTCGGCCTATTTCCAGCAATTGGAAATGGAATCCAATGGCAAACAGGTGCGTGTGGATGGCTCGGCTCTTGATGTGTCGTCGGGACCGGTTGTCTGGGGCGAACCCGGAACCAATGGGCAACATGCATTTTTTCAGTTGATCCATCAGGGTACGCGGGTGATCCCGTGCGAATTTCTGGTTGCGGCACGCGGGCATGAACCGGAGTTGCAGGCGCATCACAAACTGCTGGTTGCCAATTGTTTTGCCCAATCCGAAGCCTTGATGTTGGGGCGGTCGCTGGATCAGGCGCGCGCGCGGATGCAGGCAAAGGGCCTGACCGGCGAGGAATTGGAACGCCAGGCACGCCATCGGGTGTTCCCGGGCAACCGACCGTCAACGACTCTGATCTATCCGATGCTGACCCCTGACATTCTGGGACGGATCATTGCGCTGTATGAACATCGGGTGTTTGTCGAAGGCGTCATCCTGGGGATCAATTCGTTTGACCAATGGGGCGTCGAATTGGGCAAGGAACTGGCCGTGTCCCTACATCCGGTTCTGGACGGCTGCGACAGCGTGACCGACAAGGATGGTTCGACCGAGGCGCTTGTGCGCTACTTTCGGACCTTCAACACTTGA
- the pgl gene encoding 6-phosphogluconolactonase, whose protein sequence is MNIVEYPDRDMLAIDLASTLAGELDGHLFHNDTASLAVAGGSTTGPIFDDLCAADLPWDRVHVLPTDERWVPNSDPRSNEKLIRERLLVNRAAKARYLPLHTPAEQPEDVLPELEAVIAPELPLSVLLLGMGEDMHTASLFPGAPGLEAALDKHAPILSVLKPQTQPETRISLSARVLDGALSKHLVIYGSKKREALMRAMSLPPEEAPIQAVLSETVIHWAE, encoded by the coding sequence ATGAATATTGTTGAATATCCGGATCGGGACATGCTGGCGATTGATCTGGCAAGCACATTGGCTGGCGAATTGGACGGTCATCTGTTCCACAATGACACGGCGTCTCTTGCGGTTGCGGGTGGGTCGACGACGGGGCCGATATTTGATGATCTATGTGCGGCGGATCTGCCTTGGGACCGGGTACATGTCTTGCCAACGGATGAACGATGGGTGCCCAATTCGGACCCTCGGTCCAATGAAAAACTGATCCGGGAACGGTTGTTGGTGAACAGGGCAGCCAAGGCGCGATATCTGCCGTTGCACACACCGGCGGAGCAGCCGGAAGATGTGCTGCCCGAATTGGAAGCCGTGATTGCGCCCGAACTGCCCTTGTCGGTTCTGTTGTTGGGGATGGGCGAAGACATGCACACCGCATCCCTGTTTCCCGGTGCGCCCGGATTGGAGGCCGCCTTGGACAAGCACGCACCGATCCTGAGTGTTCTGAAACCACAAACCCAGCCCGAAACCCGCATCAGCCTGAGTGCGCGGGTGTTGGACGGGGCGTTGTCCAAACATCTGGTGATCTATGGCTCGAAAAAGCGCGAGGCCTTGATGCGGGCGATGTCTTTGCCGCCCGAAGAGGCACCTATTCAGGCGGTTTTGTCCGAAACCGTGATCCACTGGGCGGAATAA
- the zwf gene encoding glucose-6-phosphate dehydrogenase — MVSRIIPVDPFDLVVFGGTGDLAQRKILPALFRRFCTGHIPDSARIIGAARSDMTLDAYRAFCAKAIKTYGGTRSCEDGTVQEFLSRLDYVPLDAMGETGWPELVHKLEGCAAGRVTVFYFSVGPRLFGPLAERLRHHGMAGPDTRIVVEKPFGHDLESAQALNATLARHFAEGQIYRIDHYLGKETVQNLMAVRFGNMLFEPLWNSQYVDHIQITVAETVGVDGREEYYDRAGAMRDMIQNHLMQLLCLIAMEPPAKFDPDAVRDEKLKVIRALDAVLPHHIVRGQFEACLDPDHPHPSYRGSVGEPRSTTESYIALRTHLSNWRWAGTPFYLRTGKRLKARSSVINVMFKDAPHSIFGEEAGRHANLLSIRLQPNEGITLKVTIKEPGPGGMRLVDVPLDMTFAEALGPDGGDPPDAYERLITDVIRGNQTLFMRGDEVEAAWAWTDPIIAGWEARGDAPKPYPSGSAGPTDADLLMRRDGREWRGINP; from the coding sequence ATGGTTTCTCGCATCATACCGGTCGATCCGTTCGATCTGGTCGTGTTCGGCGGTACTGGAGATCTTGCGCAACGCAAGATCCTGCCTGCATTGTTCCGGCGGTTCTGCACAGGTCACATCCCTGACAGTGCCCGGATCATTGGCGCGGCGCGCTCTGACATGACCCTCGACGCCTATCGTGCATTTTGTGCCAAGGCGATCAAAACCTATGGCGGAACGCGCTCCTGCGAAGATGGAACAGTCCAAGAGTTCCTGAGCCGTCTGGACTACGTGCCTCTGGACGCGATGGGGGAAACTGGCTGGCCGGAACTGGTTCACAAGCTCGAAGGATGTGCCGCCGGGCGGGTCACGGTGTTTTATTTTTCCGTCGGTCCGCGATTGTTCGGCCCCTTGGCTGAACGGTTGCGCCATCACGGCATGGCAGGCCCCGATACCCGGATCGTGGTGGAAAAGCCCTTTGGTCATGATCTGGAGTCCGCACAGGCATTGAATGCCACCTTGGCGCGCCACTTCGCAGAAGGTCAGATTTACCGCATCGACCATTACCTGGGCAAGGAAACGGTCCAGAACCTGATGGCCGTGCGATTTGGCAACATGTTGTTCGAACCCTTGTGGAACAGCCAGTACGTGGACCACATCCAGATTACCGTGGCCGAAACAGTGGGTGTGGACGGGCGAGAAGAGTATTACGACCGGGCCGGGGCCATGCGGGACATGATCCAGAACCACCTGATGCAGCTGCTCTGCCTGATTGCCATGGAGCCCCCCGCCAAATTTGACCCCGACGCGGTGCGTGATGAAAAGCTCAAGGTGATCCGGGCGCTGGATGCGGTTCTGCCACACCATATTGTGCGCGGCCAATTCGAAGCCTGTCTGGATCCCGATCACCCCCATCCCAGCTATCGCGGATCGGTGGGTGAACCCCGCAGCACCACGGAAAGCTACATTGCCCTGCGCACCCATCTGTCGAATTGGCGGTGGGCGGGGACACCGTTTTACCTGCGCACGGGCAAACGGCTCAAGGCGCGGTCTTCGGTGATCAATGTGATGTTCAAGGATGCGCCGCATTCGATTTTTGGCGAAGAGGCGGGGCGTCACGCCAATCTGTTGTCGATCCGGCTGCAGCCCAACGAAGGCATCACGCTCAAGGTGACGATCAAGGAACCTGGGCCCGGCGGGATGCGGCTGGTGGATGTGCCATTGGACATGACGTTCGCCGAGGCCCTGGGGCCGGACGGCGGTGATCCGCCGGACGCCTATGAACGGTTGATCACGGATGTGATCCGGGGCAATCAGACATTGTTCATGCGCGGCGACGAAGTCGAAGCGGCCTGGGCCTGGACGGACCCGATTATTGCCGGTTGGGAGGCGCGGGGCGATGCACCCAAACCCTATCCCAGCGGCAGTGCAGGGCCGACGGACGCAGATCTGTTGATGCGCAGGGACGGACGGGAATGGCGAGGTATCAACCCATGA